Proteins encoded within one genomic window of Diorhabda sublineata isolate icDioSubl1.1 chromosome 1, icDioSubl1.1, whole genome shotgun sequence:
- the LOC130447393 gene encoding proteoglycan Cow — MKQSVFLLTFLVLISLCVAKRKFDGDFEFAEEENIPDRSEEKKTWMHDASSDLCRPLKCKKKEICLLEDASTAVCVSRKELKRNGDIVVPKTSNNVKLKKEDDVFYDTEEDIENENDFSTDAIICKPCPVVKPIFLCGADNKTYSSLCRLDYHNCIHRTNIRVDCKGFCPCSHGNPKRNQRQLEKIKYENDKHKSTREEIKSDGKDSRKLNRYLMKSELYTYTPQDFKYDNKHYKYIKYTKHNKDNVLYIEDKEKLRGYNEILDNKIYSGSISGTPVYPSKQCSTNAIESMGDRLLDWFSVVMTDVTRRRKSKNKSKVAFPPVCKTEVRWMFQHLDVNGDGILSLKELYDLEHDKNEICLKPFLQRCDIDGDLGVNSSEWCKCFRKSERPCIAAKHKITGDIQNMFIPDCDKQGYYLPVQCHSAIGMCWCVDKHGVEFANSRTRAKPNCENNGDFNTKYSSQIVSNVLNSSDDEEEDDTDQDIEGSADHPPDY, encoded by the exons ATGAAACAAAGTGTGTTTTTGTTAACGTTCCTGGTGCTTATTTCTCTCTGTGTTGCCAAACGGAAATTCGACGGGGATTTCGAATTCGCAGAA GAGGAAAATATACCAGATCGTTCAGAGGAAAAAAAGACATGGATGCATGACGCTTCAA GTGATCTATGTAGACCACTGAAATGCAAAAAGAAAGAAATCTGCCTGCTTGAAGACGCCTCGACAGCCGTATGTGTTTCCCGAAAGGAACTTAAGAGAAACGG AGACATCGTCGTTCCCAAAACGTCAAACAAtgtcaaattgaaaaaagaagacGACGTATTTTACGACACCGAAGAAGATATCGAAAATGAAAATGACTTTTCAACTGATGCGATTAT atGCAAACCGTGTCCAGTTGTGAAACCGATATTTTTATGCGGGGCAGACAATAAGACCTACAGTTCGTTATGCAGATTGGATTACCACAATTGTATACACCGAACGAATATAAGAGTCGATTGTAAAGGTTTTTGTCCATGTTCAC ACGGGAATCCTAAAAGAAACCAGAGACAActggaaaaaatcaaatacgAAAATGACAAACATAAATCAACAAGAGAAGAGATTAAATCCGATGGAAAGGATTCCAGGAAATTGAACAGATATCTTATGAAATCTGAGTTATATACATACACCCCTCAAGATTTCAAATACGATAACAAACATTATAAATACATCAAATATACCAAACATAATAAA GACAACGTTCTGTATatagaagataaagaaaaactCAGAGGTTATAACGAAATATTGGATAACAAGATATATAGTGGATCGATTTCTGGTACCCCTGTATATCCTTCGAAACAATGTTCTACGAACGCAATCGAATCGATGGGAGATCGATTACTCGATTGGTTTTCGGTAGTTATGACTGACGTaacgagaagaagaaaaagcaaaaataaatcgaaag TGGCGTTTCCACCAGTTTGTAAAACAGAAGTGAGATGGATGTTTCAACATTTAGACGTGAACGGCGACGGGATATTATCTTTGAAGGAACTCTACGATTTAGAACACgataaaaacgaaatttgtttaaaaCCGTTTTTACAACGATGCGACATCGACGGAGATCTCGGCGTTAATTCGTCTGAATGGTGTAAATGTTTCCGAAAATCGGAAAGACCTTGTATCGCAGCCAAACACAAAATAACAGGAGATATACAAA ATATGTTTATACCGGATTGTGATAAACAAGGATACTATTTACCCGTACAATGTCATAGTGCCATAGGAATGTGCTGGTGCGTTGATAAACACGGCGTGGAATTCGCTAATAGTCGTACAAGAGCGAAACCAAATTGTG AAAACAATGGGGATTTCAACACGAAATATTCATCACAAATTGTTTCGAACGTTTTAAATTCTAGTGATgacgaagaagaagatgatACAGATCAAGATATCGAGGGTAGCGCCGATCATCCGCCAGATTACTAG
- the LOC130452641 gene encoding prenylated Rab acceptor protein 1 isoform X2 — protein MYLVKWNLVRLVEKMEFQIYFSFLKIPTQMPDPAEWISHQKQSVRPWLLFIQTSNFKVPLSVPRLGRRIMKNLEYFQANYLFVVLGLIAYFLITSPLILITIAGTMYLGYRLNKRQKEKSLTILGKELTLPQQYLLLALCSLPIYYIVGVHAAMFGVLIASIVIITLHAAFYNIEALALKEEESFEV, from the exons ATGTATCTGGTGAAATGGAACCTAGTACGATTAGTCGAAAAGATGGAATTTCAAA tatatttcagttttttgaaaatacctaCTCAAATGCCTGATCCAGCGGAATGGATAAGTCATCAGAAACAGAGCGTGAGGCCTTGGTTACTTTTTATACAGACCTCAAATTTTAAAGTACCACTCTCTGTTCCTAGACTTGGTAgaagaattatgaaaaatctCGAATATTTCCAAGCTAATTATTTATTCGTCGTCCTAGGACTTATCGCTTACTTTCT AATAACCTCCCCACTTATATTAATTACCATCGCCGGGACAATGTATTTGGGTTATCGCCTAAACAAACGACAAAAGGAAAAATCTCTCACCATACTCGGTAAAGAATTAACATTACCTCAACAGTATTTATTGTTAGCGTTATGTTCGTTACCAATTTATTACATAGTTGGGGTCCACGCTGCAATGTTTGGAGTGTTAATCGCCTCAATTGTTATCATAACGTTGCACGCTGCGTTTTATAACATCGAAGCTCTCGCTCTCAAAGAAGAAGAGTCTTTTGAGGTTTAG
- the LOC130452641 gene encoding prenylated Rab acceptor protein 1 isoform X1 produces MTDITIDVSGEMEPSTISRKDGISNFLKIPTQMPDPAEWISHQKQSVRPWLLFIQTSNFKVPLSVPRLGRRIMKNLEYFQANYLFVVLGLIAYFLITSPLILITIAGTMYLGYRLNKRQKEKSLTILGKELTLPQQYLLLALCSLPIYYIVGVHAAMFGVLIASIVIITLHAAFYNIEALALKEEESFEV; encoded by the exons atgactGATATAACAATTGATGTATCTGGTGAAATGGAACCTAGTACGATTAGTCGAAAAGATGGAATTTCAAA ttttttgaaaatacctaCTCAAATGCCTGATCCAGCGGAATGGATAAGTCATCAGAAACAGAGCGTGAGGCCTTGGTTACTTTTTATACAGACCTCAAATTTTAAAGTACCACTCTCTGTTCCTAGACTTGGTAgaagaattatgaaaaatctCGAATATTTCCAAGCTAATTATTTATTCGTCGTCCTAGGACTTATCGCTTACTTTCT AATAACCTCCCCACTTATATTAATTACCATCGCCGGGACAATGTATTTGGGTTATCGCCTAAACAAACGACAAAAGGAAAAATCTCTCACCATACTCGGTAAAGAATTAACATTACCTCAACAGTATTTATTGTTAGCGTTATGTTCGTTACCAATTTATTACATAGTTGGGGTCCACGCTGCAATGTTTGGAGTGTTAATCGCCTCAATTGTTATCATAACGTTGCACGCTGCGTTTTATAACATCGAAGCTCTCGCTCTCAAAGAAGAAGAGTCTTTTGAGGTTTAG